CACAGATGATCTCGATGGGGCCGGCGATGAAATGCTCGCCCGCGCTGCTGGTGTGGCGCTGCGGCTGCAGGCCTGCTTCGGCGAAGAACTGCGCCACGGCCAGCGGCGACAGCTCCACGCCCAAGACACGATGGCCTTGCGCGGCCAGCCAGTGCATGTCCAGCGTCTTGCCGCACAGCGGTACCAGCACGCGTGCCGCATGTGGCAGCTGCAGTGCCGGCCAGTGCTTTTGCAGCAGCGGCATGACCTCGTCCTGATGAAAGCCTGTCTGTCCGTCCTGCCAGCGTTGCAACCAGAAATCGGTGTCCATGTCGTCGTCCTGTCAGGCACTGCGGTCGTCGAAGCAATCCGCAACCGCGCGCCGCCGCGCGCGATGAGTGAATGCCCGTTACTGCACCTCCAGCCCATCCACTTTCTGCCGCGCCTCAGCAGCCTGAGGCGATAACAATGTCAGTCGCGCCGCCGCGCGCCAGACGAGTGAATCACCGTCACTGCACTTCCAGCCGGTCGACCTTCTGCCGCGCCTCAGCAGCCTGAGGCGACCGCAATGCCAGTTGCGCCACTGCGCGCCGGCGCGCGCCAGATGAGTGAATCACCGTCACTGCACCTCCAGCCCATCCACCTTCTGCCACCCTCTCGGCAACAACGCCCCACGGCTCGCACGCGCACCCACATACATATCCAGATCCTTGAACGACAGGCTCATGGTGCGCGCGCCGCTGCGGACCAGCAGGGTGTTGCCGGGGGCCACCGCAACCACCGCCACCACGCGCTCGGTGCCGAGCTTGGCCTTGGGGATCTCGATGATCTTGTTGCCCTTGCCCTTGTCCAGCTCGGGCACGTCGGTGGCCGGCACCGCCAGCAGGTTGCCGGCGCTGGTGACCGCGACAATCCGGTCGGTCTGCGGGTTGCTCACCTGCGCCGGCGTGAGCACGTGCGAACCTGCGGTGAGATTGAGCATGGCCTTGCCGGCCTTGTTGCGGCCGGTGAGGTTTTCGAAGCGGGTGACGAAGCCATAGCCGTGCGAGGACGCCAGCACGAAGCGGGTGGCGTTGTCGGCGCTGGCCATGACCTGGAATGCGGCGCCCGACGCCGGCGAGAACCGCCCGGTCAGCGGCTCGCCGTTACCGCGCGCCGAGGGCAGGGTGTGCACCGCAGTGGAATAGGCGCGGCCATCCGAATCCAGGAACGCCACCTGGTGGGTGCTGCGGCTGCGCACCGCCACCAGCAGGCCATCGCCATCGCGGTACGACATGCCGGCCGGATCCACCTCATGCCCCTTGGCCGCGCGCACCCAGCCCTTCTCGGACAGCACCACGGTCATCGGTTCGCTGGCGACCATCTCGGTTTCGTCGATGGCCTGCGCGGCGCCGCGCTGCACCAGCGGCGAGCGGCGTGCGTCGCCGAACTTCTTGGCGTCGGCAGTGAGCTCGTCCTTGATCAGCTTCTTCAGCTTGGCCTTGCTGTCGAGGATGGCCATGATCTGCGCGCGTTCCTTGGCAAGCGCTTCCTGCTCGCCACGGATCTTCATTTCTTCCAGGCGCGCCAGCTGGCGCAGCTTGGTTTCCAGAATGTATTCGGCCTGTTCCTCGCTCAGCGCAAAGCGCGAGATCAGCACCGGCTTGGGTTCGTCCTCGCTGCGGACGATGCGGATCACTTCGTCCAGGTTGAGGAAGGCCACCAACAGGCCTTCCAACAGGTGCAGGCGACGCTCGACCTTCTGCAGGCGATGGTTGAGGCGGCGGGTCACCGTGTCGCTGCGGAAGGTCAGCCATTCGCTCAGCAGGTGCTTGAGGTTCTTGACCTGCGGGCGGCCATCCAGGCCGATCACGTTGAGGTTGACGCGGTAGCTGCGTTCCAGGTCGGTGGTGACGAACAGGTGGCCCATCAGCTGCTCGGCATCCACGCGGTTGGAGCGCGGTACCAGCACCACCCGCACCGGGCTGGTGTGGTCGGATTCGTCGCGAATGTCTTCCAGCCACGGCAGCTTCTTGGCGCGCATCTGCTGGGCGATCTGCTCGATCACCTTGGACGGCGAGACCTGATACGGCAACGCGTCGATGACGATGTTGGCGTGTTCTTTTTTGTAGGTGGCACGCGCACGCACGCTGCCGTGGCCGGTTTCGTAGATGTTTCGCAGGTCGGCGGGCGCAGTGATGATCTCGGCGGTGGTCGGGTAGTCCGGGCCCAGTACGTGCTCGCACAGGTCGGCGACGCTGGCGTCGGGGTCGTCGAGCAGGCGCAGCAGCGCGCTGACGATCTCGTTGAGATTGTGCGGCGGCACGTCGGTGGCCATGCCGACCGCAATGCCGGTGGTGCCGTTGAGCAGCAGGTGCGGCAGGCGCGCCGGCAACCAGGTGGGTTCTTCCAGGGTGCCGTCGAAGTTGGGCGCCCAGTCGGTGGTGCCCTGGCTGATTTCGCCCAGCAGCACTTCGGCGATCGGGGTCAGCTTGGATTCGGTGTAACGCATCGCCGCGAACGACTTGGGATCGTCGGTGGAGCCGAAGTTGCCCTGGCCTTCGATCAGCGGATAGCGGTACGAGAACGGCTGCGCCATTAGCACCAGCGCCTCGTAGCAGGCGCTGTCGCCATGCGGGTGGTACTTACCGATCACATCGCCCACGGTGCGCGCGGACTTCTTCGGCTTGGCGGCCGCGTTCAGGCCCAGCTCGCTCATCGCATAGACGATGCGGCGCTGCACCGGTTTCAGGCCATCGCCCAGGAACGGCAGGGCGCGGTCCAGCACCACGTACATCGAATAGTCGAGATAGGCGCGTTCGGCGTACTCGCGCAGCGGCAGCTGTTCGAAGCCATGGAAAGTGGGGCGGGTCAGATCGGTCATGTAAAGCCAGGTCCTGCGTGAAGAAGAATCCGCACCGTGGCGCGGACTCGAAGAGCGCCGATTATCCGGATGCGGCGGGGGATGCCAAGCCGCACGCGTGGCCGCCGGCCAGATAGCGCGTGGGCGGGGCGCCGAAATGGCGGTGGAACGGGCTGGCGAAGGCGCCGGGGCTGAGCTAGCCGAGCGGGCCGGCCGCTAGAGCGACTGCGTGCCCTGCTAAGCCGGCGCAGGCCTTCACACGCTGCGCAGATCGGTCAGGTAGGCGATCAGCACCGGGCCGTCGGCCCGCCCGACGCTGGCCTCGACCCAGGCGGTGGCGCGTCCACGATGAGGGCGGGGTCTCGCTAGTCATTGGCTGAAGCGTATGGCCGGGCCAGCACTGGCGTCGCGTATGGAACGGATCCTTGCGGATAGTGTAATAAACAAAAATATATTTGCTTTGACAAATATATTTTTTGTAACAAAATAGCGGGCATGAATCCTCCGCCACCTTCCTCTCCGTCGTTCGGGCTGCTGTTGCGCCAGGTGCGCGATGCGCTAATGCGCCAGCTCGATGCCGAGATGAAGGGCGAACTGCCCGACTTCGGTTTCAGTCACTACGTCGGCCTGAAGGTGCTGTCGGTGCGCTCGCCGTGTACGGCCAACGAGCTGGCGCTGGCGCTGGACCAGACCCCGAGCGCGGTGACCCGCCTGCTCGACAAGCTCGAAGCGCTCGGCGCCGTGCGGCGCGAGCCGCACGCCCAGGATCGGCGCGCGCTGCAGATCGTCATGACCGAGCAGGGCGTGGCGTTGTGGGAGCGCCTGCGCCAGCGCGGTGAGCGTGCGATCGAGCACGGCCTGCGCGACCTGTCCGCCCCTGAGCGCGAGCAACTCACCTCGCTTCTCATCCGTGTCCGCGATGCACTCAACTCATGAACGCTGCTAGTTCCTTTTTTCAGACGCTGCGCCCGCGCTCGATGCGCCTGGCGCGGCCGCTTGTCCTCACCGCGCTGAGCCTGGCGCTGGCCGCATGTGCCAGTAGCCGTGGCCTGGCGCCGCAAGGCACCGTGCTGCAGCCCGGCGACGTGCATGCCGAGCGCACCCTGGCGCAGGCCGGGCTGAGTCCGGCCTCGTGGCCGGCCAGCGACTGGTGGCGCGCGCTGGGCGATGCACAGCTGGACGCCCTCATCGCCGAAGGCCTGCAGCACAGCCCCAGCCTGGCCTCTGCCGATGCGCGG
The window above is part of the Xanthomonas campestris pv. badrii genome. Proteins encoded here:
- the parC gene encoding DNA topoisomerase IV subunit A, which translates into the protein MTDLTRPTFHGFEQLPLREYAERAYLDYSMYVVLDRALPFLGDGLKPVQRRIVYAMSELGLNAAAKPKKSARTVGDVIGKYHPHGDSACYEALVLMAQPFSYRYPLIEGQGNFGSTDDPKSFAAMRYTESKLTPIAEVLLGEISQGTTDWAPNFDGTLEEPTWLPARLPHLLLNGTTGIAVGMATDVPPHNLNEIVSALLRLLDDPDASVADLCEHVLGPDYPTTAEIITAPADLRNIYETGHGSVRARATYKKEHANIVIDALPYQVSPSKVIEQIAQQMRAKKLPWLEDIRDESDHTSPVRVVLVPRSNRVDAEQLMGHLFVTTDLERSYRVNLNVIGLDGRPQVKNLKHLLSEWLTFRSDTVTRRLNHRLQKVERRLHLLEGLLVAFLNLDEVIRIVRSEDEPKPVLISRFALSEEQAEYILETKLRQLARLEEMKIRGEQEALAKERAQIMAILDSKAKLKKLIKDELTADAKKFGDARRSPLVQRGAAQAIDETEMVASEPMTVVLSEKGWVRAAKGHEVDPAGMSYRDGDGLLVAVRSRSTHQVAFLDSDGRAYSTAVHTLPSARGNGEPLTGRFSPASGAAFQVMASADNATRFVLASSHGYGFVTRFENLTGRNKAGKAMLNLTAGSHVLTPAQVSNPQTDRIVAVTSAGNLLAVPATDVPELDKGKGNKIIEIPKAKLGTERVVAVVAVAPGNTLLVRSGARTMSLSFKDLDMYVGARASRGALLPRGWQKVDGLEVQ
- a CDS encoding MarR family winged helix-turn-helix transcriptional regulator; translation: MNPPPPSSPSFGLLLRQVRDALMRQLDAEMKGELPDFGFSHYVGLKVLSVRSPCTANELALALDQTPSAVTRLLDKLEALGAVRREPHAQDRRALQIVMTEQGVALWERLRQRGERAIEHGLRDLSAPEREQLTSLLIRVRDALNS